Proteins found in one SAR202 cluster bacterium genomic segment:
- a CDS encoding citrate (Si)-synthase has product MTLEQKVELKKGLKDVYFDRTNISDVDPSGKLIYRGYNIHDLAPNSSFEEVCYLLLKGSLPTKAQLAEFESQIRSSRQVPSEVLQVIRITKSAYPMDVLRTAVSAMALSDKDVNNMSPEAVYQKSVRITAAVPTIVAAHDRIRRGLEPLSPRNDLGHAANFLYMLTGAVQDPQDARLIDKDFLLHAEHGVNASTFAGRVAASTSSDYYAAITAAIATLKGPKHGGAAEAVMQMAEEIGSEENAESYVENVLASGGRVMGFGHAVYKDVDPRSVHLRADAEALGTRKGNPKWFRIIAALTETKAMKRRARLGINPNVDLWSGSVYALMGIPKDLYVPIFAIGRMPGWSAHVIEQYEDKNILRPRLLYAGQMDLAYVPIEKRG; this is encoded by the coding sequence ATGACCCTAGAACAGAAGGTGGAGCTCAAGAAGGGCCTCAAGGACGTATACTTCGACCGCACTAATATCAGCGACGTTGACCCTTCCGGCAAGCTCATCTACCGTGGCTACAACATTCACGACCTCGCACCGAATTCCTCGTTCGAAGAAGTCTGTTATCTTCTCCTGAAGGGCTCGCTCCCCACAAAGGCCCAGCTTGCGGAGTTTGAGTCGCAGATCAGGTCCAGCCGCCAGGTCCCTTCGGAAGTCCTCCAGGTCATTCGCATAACAAAGTCTGCGTACCCAATGGACGTGCTGCGGACCGCCGTATCGGCAATGGCCCTCTCGGACAAGGACGTGAATAACATGTCCCCGGAGGCCGTCTATCAGAAGTCTGTTCGAATAACGGCCGCCGTACCCACGATTGTGGCAGCGCACGACCGCATTCGCCGCGGCCTCGAGCCTCTCTCCCCCAGGAACGACCTGGGCCACGCCGCGAACTTCCTGTATATGCTTACAGGCGCAGTGCAGGACCCGCAGGACGCCCGTCTCATCGACAAGGACTTCCTTCTCCACGCCGAACACGGCGTAAACGCGTCCACCTTCGCCGGCCGCGTCGCCGCCTCCACAAGCTCCGATTACTACGCCGCCATCACGGCGGCCATTGCTACCCTCAAAGGCCCCAAGCACGGCGGCGCCGCTGAGGCCGTCATGCAGATGGCTGAGGAGATCGGCAGCGAAGAGAACGCCGAGTCGTATGTCGAGAATGTCCTTGCCTCCGGCGGCCGCGTGATGGGCTTCGGCCACGCCGTGTACAAGGACGTGGACCCGCGCTCCGTCCACCTGCGTGCGGACGCGGAGGCGCTCGGCACCCGCAAGGGCAATCCCAAGTGGTTCCGGATTATCGCGGCTCTGACAGAGACCAAGGCGATGAAGCGCCGCGCCCGTCTGGGCATCAACCCGAACGTGGACCTGTGGTCCGGCTCGGTCTACGCGCTCATGGGCATCCCCAAGGACCTTTACGTGCCCATATTCGCCATAGGGCGCATGCCCGGGTGGTCTGCCCACGTGATCGAGCAGTACGAAGACAAAAACATTCTTCGGCCACGACTACTCTATGCCGGCCAGATGGACCTGGCATACGTGCCGATAGAAAAGCGCGGCTAG